A stretch of the Balearica regulorum gibbericeps isolate bBalReg1 chromosome 15, bBalReg1.pri, whole genome shotgun sequence genome encodes the following:
- the SBK1 gene encoding serine/threonine-protein kinase SBK1 isoform X3, producing the protein MDSFCFVCFQKEELQPLHLHSAAMSAGSIEQEPSRKLACCGVPLITEDMQSLAIRTLSGTDISKHYDLIRELGKGTYGKVDLVSHKSTGTKMALKFVNKSKTKLKNFLREFSITNTLSSSPFIIKVFDVVFETEDCYVFAQEYAPGGDLFDIIPPQVGLPEELVKRCVQQLGLALDYMHSKSLVHRDIKPENVLLFDRDCRRIKLADFGMTRKVGCRVKRISGTIPYTAPEVCQAGRAEGFAVDTSIDVWAFGVLIFCVLTGNFPWEAAAPSDAFFEEFVRWQKGRLGGLPSQWRRFTDSALRMFQRLLALDPEKRCPVKEVFYFIKCDLMAEVRRRPSYRSRKHAGDKLPAGPHRHEATGSCTPAPLKRTVLTEGSGPRGSEPNVAPPGTASRTDGRQDKGKGQMVLATAIEICV; encoded by the exons CGCAGCCATGAGCGCGGGTTCGATTGAGCAAGAGCCGTCGCGCAAGCTGGCCTGCTGCGGGGTGCCCCTCATCACCGAGGACATGCAGTCCCTGGCCATCCGCACCCTCTCGGGCACCGACATCAGCAAGCACTACGACCTCATCCGCGAGCTCGGCAAGGGCACCTACGGCAAGGTGGACCTGGTGTCCCACAAAAGCACAG GCACCAAGATGGCCCTGAAGTTCGTCAACAAGAGCAAGACAAAGCTGAAGAACTTCCTGCGGGAGTTCAGCATCACCAACACgctctcctccagccccttcaTCATCAAGGTCTTTGACGTGGTCTTCGAGACCGAGGACTGCTACGTCTTCGCTCAGGAGTACGCCCCGGGTGGGGACCTCTTCGACATCATCCCGCCGCAG GTGGGGCTCCCCGAGGAGCTGGTGAAGCGCTGCGTGCAGCAGCTGGGTCTGGCCCTTGACTACATGCACAGCAAGAGCCTGGTGCACCGGGACATCAAACCGGAGAACGTCCTGCTCTTCGACCGCGACTGCCGCCGCATCAAACTGGCCGACTTCGGCATGACCCGTAAGGTGGGCTGCCGGGTCAAGCGCATCAGCGGCACCATCCCCTACACGGCGCCCGAGGTCTGTCAAGCTGGGCGGGCGGAGGGCTTCGCCGTGGACACCAGCATCGACGTCTGGGCTTTCGGGGTGCTCATCTTCTGCGTCCTCACCGGGAACTTCCCCTGGGAGGCGGCGGCGCCTTCCGACGCCTTCTTCGAGGAGTTTGTGCGGTGGCAGAAGGGGcggctgggggggctgccctCGCAGTGGCGACGCTTCACGGACAGCGCCCTCCGCATGTTCCAGCGCCTGCTGGCCCTCGACCCCGAGAAGCGCTGTCCCGTCAAGGAGGTCTTCTACTTCATCAAGTGCGACCTGATGGCCGAGGTGCGCCGACGACCCTCCTACCGCTCCCGCAAGCACGCCGGGGACAAGCTCCCGGCCGGTCCCCATCGCCACGAGGCGACCGGCTCCTGCACCCCCGCCCCGCTCAAGAGGACCGTCCTGACCGAAGGGAGCGGACCCCGCGGCTCCGAGCCGAACGTGGCTCCCCCGGGGACGGCGAGCAGGACAGACGGACGGCAGGACAAAGGCAAAGGGCAAATGGTCCTGGCCACAGCAATAGAGATCTGCGTCTGA
- the SBK1 gene encoding serine/threonine-protein kinase SBK1 isoform X2, whose protein sequence is MSPAVREASGTARPRAGGGRRRLRLRLLSRRGRGAAGRPTAMSAGSIEQEPSRKLACCGVPLITEDMQSLAIRTLSGTDISKHYDLIRELGKGTYGKVDLVSHKSTGTKMALKFVNKSKTKLKNFLREFSITNTLSSSPFIIKVFDVVFETEDCYVFAQEYAPGGDLFDIIPPQVGLPEELVKRCVQQLGLALDYMHSKSLVHRDIKPENVLLFDRDCRRIKLADFGMTRKVGCRVKRISGTIPYTAPEVCQAGRAEGFAVDTSIDVWAFGVLIFCVLTGNFPWEAAAPSDAFFEEFVRWQKGRLGGLPSQWRRFTDSALRMFQRLLALDPEKRCPVKEVFYFIKCDLMAEVRRRPSYRSRKHAGDKLPAGPHRHEATGSCTPAPLKRTVLTEGSGPRGSEPNVAPPGTASRTDGRQDKGKGQMVLATAIEICV, encoded by the exons CCATGAGCGCGGGTTCGATTGAGCAAGAGCCGTCGCGCAAGCTGGCCTGCTGCGGGGTGCCCCTCATCACCGAGGACATGCAGTCCCTGGCCATCCGCACCCTCTCGGGCACCGACATCAGCAAGCACTACGACCTCATCCGCGAGCTCGGCAAGGGCACCTACGGCAAGGTGGACCTGGTGTCCCACAAAAGCACAG GCACCAAGATGGCCCTGAAGTTCGTCAACAAGAGCAAGACAAAGCTGAAGAACTTCCTGCGGGAGTTCAGCATCACCAACACgctctcctccagccccttcaTCATCAAGGTCTTTGACGTGGTCTTCGAGACCGAGGACTGCTACGTCTTCGCTCAGGAGTACGCCCCGGGTGGGGACCTCTTCGACATCATCCCGCCGCAG GTGGGGCTCCCCGAGGAGCTGGTGAAGCGCTGCGTGCAGCAGCTGGGTCTGGCCCTTGACTACATGCACAGCAAGAGCCTGGTGCACCGGGACATCAAACCGGAGAACGTCCTGCTCTTCGACCGCGACTGCCGCCGCATCAAACTGGCCGACTTCGGCATGACCCGTAAGGTGGGCTGCCGGGTCAAGCGCATCAGCGGCACCATCCCCTACACGGCGCCCGAGGTCTGTCAAGCTGGGCGGGCGGAGGGCTTCGCCGTGGACACCAGCATCGACGTCTGGGCTTTCGGGGTGCTCATCTTCTGCGTCCTCACCGGGAACTTCCCCTGGGAGGCGGCGGCGCCTTCCGACGCCTTCTTCGAGGAGTTTGTGCGGTGGCAGAAGGGGcggctgggggggctgccctCGCAGTGGCGACGCTTCACGGACAGCGCCCTCCGCATGTTCCAGCGCCTGCTGGCCCTCGACCCCGAGAAGCGCTGTCCCGTCAAGGAGGTCTTCTACTTCATCAAGTGCGACCTGATGGCCGAGGTGCGCCGACGACCCTCCTACCGCTCCCGCAAGCACGCCGGGGACAAGCTCCCGGCCGGTCCCCATCGCCACGAGGCGACCGGCTCCTGCACCCCCGCCCCGCTCAAGAGGACCGTCCTGACCGAAGGGAGCGGACCCCGCGGCTCCGAGCCGAACGTGGCTCCCCCGGGGACGGCGAGCAGGACAGACGGACGGCAGGACAAAGGCAAAGGGCAAATGGTCCTGGCCACAGCAATAGAGATCTGCGTCTGA
- the SBK1 gene encoding serine/threonine-protein kinase SBK1 isoform X4 codes for MSAGSIEQEPSRKLACCGVPLITEDMQSLAIRTLSGTDISKHYDLIRELGKGTYGKVDLVSHKSTGTKMALKFVNKSKTKLKNFLREFSITNTLSSSPFIIKVFDVVFETEDCYVFAQEYAPGGDLFDIIPPQVGLPEELVKRCVQQLGLALDYMHSKSLVHRDIKPENVLLFDRDCRRIKLADFGMTRKVGCRVKRISGTIPYTAPEVCQAGRAEGFAVDTSIDVWAFGVLIFCVLTGNFPWEAAAPSDAFFEEFVRWQKGRLGGLPSQWRRFTDSALRMFQRLLALDPEKRCPVKEVFYFIKCDLMAEVRRRPSYRSRKHAGDKLPAGPHRHEATGSCTPAPLKRTVLTEGSGPRGSEPNVAPPGTASRTDGRQDKGKGQMVLATAIEICV; via the exons ATGAGCGCGGGTTCGATTGAGCAAGAGCCGTCGCGCAAGCTGGCCTGCTGCGGGGTGCCCCTCATCACCGAGGACATGCAGTCCCTGGCCATCCGCACCCTCTCGGGCACCGACATCAGCAAGCACTACGACCTCATCCGCGAGCTCGGCAAGGGCACCTACGGCAAGGTGGACCTGGTGTCCCACAAAAGCACAG GCACCAAGATGGCCCTGAAGTTCGTCAACAAGAGCAAGACAAAGCTGAAGAACTTCCTGCGGGAGTTCAGCATCACCAACACgctctcctccagccccttcaTCATCAAGGTCTTTGACGTGGTCTTCGAGACCGAGGACTGCTACGTCTTCGCTCAGGAGTACGCCCCGGGTGGGGACCTCTTCGACATCATCCCGCCGCAG GTGGGGCTCCCCGAGGAGCTGGTGAAGCGCTGCGTGCAGCAGCTGGGTCTGGCCCTTGACTACATGCACAGCAAGAGCCTGGTGCACCGGGACATCAAACCGGAGAACGTCCTGCTCTTCGACCGCGACTGCCGCCGCATCAAACTGGCCGACTTCGGCATGACCCGTAAGGTGGGCTGCCGGGTCAAGCGCATCAGCGGCACCATCCCCTACACGGCGCCCGAGGTCTGTCAAGCTGGGCGGGCGGAGGGCTTCGCCGTGGACACCAGCATCGACGTCTGGGCTTTCGGGGTGCTCATCTTCTGCGTCCTCACCGGGAACTTCCCCTGGGAGGCGGCGGCGCCTTCCGACGCCTTCTTCGAGGAGTTTGTGCGGTGGCAGAAGGGGcggctgggggggctgccctCGCAGTGGCGACGCTTCACGGACAGCGCCCTCCGCATGTTCCAGCGCCTGCTGGCCCTCGACCCCGAGAAGCGCTGTCCCGTCAAGGAGGTCTTCTACTTCATCAAGTGCGACCTGATGGCCGAGGTGCGCCGACGACCCTCCTACCGCTCCCGCAAGCACGCCGGGGACAAGCTCCCGGCCGGTCCCCATCGCCACGAGGCGACCGGCTCCTGCACCCCCGCCCCGCTCAAGAGGACCGTCCTGACCGAAGGGAGCGGACCCCGCGGCTCCGAGCCGAACGTGGCTCCCCCGGGGACGGCGAGCAGGACAGACGGACGGCAGGACAAAGGCAAAGGGCAAATGGTCCTGGCCACAGCAATAGAGATCTGCGTCTGA